A window from Candidatus Gracilibacteria bacterium encodes these proteins:
- the rplM gene encoding 50S ribosomal protein L13 encodes MRQTTTHPKSKEMNATEKWFILDAEGKVLGQVATKLADVVRGKHKPLWHPSLNCGDHVVVINADKVVLTGAKEANKEYITHTGYRGGLKVKAAGKMRTEKPEKMIELAVTGMIPRNRIRQFALEKLHVYAGSEHPHNGQNPKPLTI; translated from the coding sequence ATGAGACAAACCACTACACACCCAAAATCAAAGGAAATGAACGCCACTGAAAAGTGGTTCATCCTTGATGCGGAAGGAAAAGTACTCGGACAAGTCGCCACTAAATTGGCGGATGTGGTTCGTGGAAAACACAAACCTCTTTGGCATCCCTCTTTAAACTGTGGGGACCATGTGGTTGTGATCAATGCCGACAAAGTGGTTTTGACCGGAGCTAAAGAAGCAAACAAGGAGTACATCACCCACACGGGTTACCGCGGAGGACTCAAAGTTAAGGCGGCCGGAAAAATGCGCACAGAAAAACCTGAGAAAATGATCGAGCTTGCCGTAACAGGAATGATCCCACGAAATAGAATCCGTCAATTTGCTCTCGAAAAACTCCATGTGTATGCCGGAAGCGAGCATCCACACAACGGACAAAACCCTAAACCTCTAACGATCTAG
- the pyrF gene encoding orotidine-5'-phosphate decarboxylase gives MHFADRLTAAIKEKNSVICVGLDPQANKIPAFLLKQALEEYGQTFEALAHAYLEFNKGIIDSVKDLVPAVKPQIAFYEELGHHGIWAFEETCKYARAAGLLVIADGKRNDIGSTAEAYANAFLGGTEVFGVKLMANAVDALTVNAYLGLDGIRPFLKACETEGKGIFILVRTSNPSSGDLQDRVTVDEQMSIAELMGHFVEAWGDDSVGECGYNFVGAVVGATYPAEAAKLRKIMPKTLFLVPGYGAQGGTAADTKACFDEKGLGALIVSARGIIYAYAESGDKDGKNFGEAARAAAVKMNEELNQVRGIAFATLPYLDPLRGCPDGSEGRSRVRGFRVPVFGGRWKGCWGVFCVFGRSGCEKARTVF, from the coding sequence ATGCATTTCGCTGACAGACTCACCGCCGCTATAAAAGAAAAAAATAGTGTCATTTGTGTGGGCTTAGACCCTCAGGCCAATAAAATTCCCGCCTTTTTGCTCAAACAAGCGTTGGAAGAATATGGGCAGACTTTTGAGGCTTTGGCTCATGCGTATTTAGAATTCAATAAAGGAATTATCGATTCGGTTAAGGATTTGGTCCCTGCGGTGAAGCCTCAAATCGCTTTTTATGAAGAACTGGGACACCATGGAATTTGGGCTTTTGAAGAAACCTGTAAATATGCGCGCGCGGCCGGTCTTTTGGTGATTGCCGATGGAAAGCGAAATGATATCGGTTCTACGGCAGAGGCGTATGCGAATGCCTTTTTGGGGGGAACTGAGGTGTTTGGAGTGAAGCTTATGGCAAATGCCGTGGATGCGCTTACCGTGAACGCTTACCTTGGCTTAGATGGAATTCGGCCCTTTTTAAAAGCTTGCGAGACCGAAGGGAAGGGTATTTTTATTCTTGTCCGCACCTCCAATCCGTCTTCGGGAGACTTGCAGGATCGGGTGACGGTGGATGAGCAAATGAGCATTGCCGAATTGATGGGACACTTTGTGGAGGCATGGGGAGATGATTCCGTTGGAGAGTGTGGGTATAATTTTGTGGGGGCCGTGGTTGGTGCCACTTATCCCGCCGAGGCAGCCAAACTTCGTAAAATCATGCCTAAAACGCTCTTTTTGGTGCCGGGCTATGGGGCTCAGGGAGGAACGGCGGCGGACACAAAAGCTTGCTTTGATGAAAAGGGTCTAGGAGCTTTGATTGTGAGTGCCCGTGGAATTATTTATGCCTATGCAGAATCTGGTGATAAGGACGGGAAGAACTTTGGAGAAGCGGCTCGAGCGGCGGCTGTGAAGATGAATGAAGAGCTCAACCAAGTTCGTTGAATAGCTTTTGCCACTCTTCCATATTTAGATCCTCTGCGCGGATGTCCGGATTGATCTGAAGGGAGGTCAAGAGTTCGCGGATTTCGGGTGCCGGTTTTCGGAGGGCGCTGGAAAGGTTGTTGGTGAGTTTTTTGCGTTTTTGGGCGAAGCTGATGTGAAAAAGCCAGAACAGTTTTTTAA
- the rpsD gene encoding 30S ribosomal protein S4, translated as MSRYTGPKGRLVRRFGVDIFGTTKMAKLLEKRPHGPGMHGAARAGKASEYKKQLLEKQKLRLMYGLTEKQLRNYYLKAASRKGATGTELLKSIEKRMDNVVYRGGFAKTRAQARQMVNHGIFTLNGTRVSIPSIQVRENDVIEVRPRLKESPLFIAVKEDKDFDHARWLKSDQKALRVEVASLPEDGDLDQLIETQLIVEYYSK; from the coding sequence ATGTCACGATACACTGGACCCAAAGGCCGCTTAGTACGACGCTTCGGAGTAGATATCTTCGGAACCACGAAGATGGCTAAACTCTTGGAGAAGCGCCCACATGGCCCCGGTATGCACGGAGCTGCCCGAGCCGGAAAGGCTTCCGAATACAAGAAACAACTTCTTGAAAAGCAGAAGCTTCGTCTCATGTATGGTCTCACCGAGAAACAACTTCGAAACTACTATCTCAAAGCCGCTTCTCGCAAAGGAGCTACAGGCACGGAACTTTTGAAATCAATCGAGAAACGCATGGACAATGTGGTGTACCGAGGTGGATTTGCAAAAACTCGTGCCCAGGCTCGTCAAATGGTGAATCACGGTATCTTCACCCTCAATGGAACTCGCGTCAGCATCCCTTCCATTCAAGTTCGTGAAAATGATGTGATTGAAGTGCGCCCCCGTCTCAAAGAAAGTCCTCTCTTCATCGCGGTTAAAGAGGATAAAGATTTCGATCACGCCCGCTGGCTAAAATCTGATCAGAAAGCCCTTAGAGTTGAAGTGGCCTCTCTCCCAGAAGACGGAGACCTCGATCAACTGATTGAAACTCAACTCATTGTTGAGTACTATTCTAAGTAA
- a CDS encoding DNA-directed RNA polymerase subunit alpha has translation MHIIQEEIGLPKISEQKMGDFHFSFTISPLPQGYGTTLGNSLRRTMLSSLPGTAVTGIKIKGITHEYTVVKGLKDSVLDIMLNLKQLAVSMDGSETRLISLKVKQAGVVTAGDIDLPSGVKVHNPDLYITTLDKGGVLDMEIRIEKGVGYRAALIGDTKDGDAEMIEIDAAFSPLKRIHYTIESTRVGQKTDLDKLILEVKTNGSLTPDEALKFAGGVLESYFNLFNRNQEPVEPEFMSDFEKIAAKAKAEEDSAKPQQQSYTPIEILGLSPRTLNALINGGIGSIEELTKASEAKLANLRGFGKKALTEVAEALEKRGFALALEE, from the coding sequence ATGCATATCATCCAAGAAGAAATCGGTCTCCCAAAAATTTCTGAACAGAAAATGGGGGATTTCCACTTCTCTTTCACCATCAGTCCACTTCCGCAAGGTTATGGGACTACGCTGGGAAACAGTTTGAGAAGGACGATGCTTTCTTCCCTGCCCGGAACTGCTGTTACAGGTATTAAAATCAAAGGTATTACCCACGAATACACCGTGGTTAAAGGTCTAAAAGACAGCGTTCTGGACATTATGCTCAACCTCAAGCAATTGGCGGTGAGTATGGATGGCAGCGAGACGCGTTTGATTTCTTTGAAGGTTAAGCAAGCGGGAGTGGTGACCGCCGGAGACATTGATCTTCCTTCCGGAGTTAAGGTTCACAATCCGGATCTTTACATCACCACCCTCGATAAGGGCGGTGTGCTCGATATGGAAATCCGAATCGAAAAAGGAGTGGGATACCGCGCCGCTTTGATTGGAGACACCAAAGATGGAGATGCAGAAATGATCGAGATCGATGCCGCATTCTCCCCTCTTAAGAGAATTCACTACACGATTGAATCCACTCGTGTGGGTCAAAAAACAGATCTCGACAAACTTATTTTGGAGGTGAAGACCAATGGTTCACTCACTCCGGACGAGGCACTGAAGTTTGCGGGAGGCGTGTTGGAGTCATACTTCAACCTCTTCAACCGCAACCAAGAGCCTGTAGAACCCGAATTCATGAGTGATTTTGAAAAGATCGCTGCAAAGGCAAAGGCTGAAGAAGACAGTGCCAAGCCTCAACAACAGTCCTACACTCCAATTGAAATCCTGGGCCTCTCTCCAAGAACACTCAATGCACTCATCAATGGTGGCATTGGATCTATTGAGGAATTGACCAAGGCTTCAGAGGCCAAACTGGCAAATCTACGCGGTTTTGGGAAGAAAGCCCTCACGGAAGTGGCCGAAGCCCTCGAAAAACGCGGATTTGCACTTGCTCTTGAGGAATAA
- a CDS encoding DUF167 domain-containing protein encodes MILPIKVITRAKKTEFVERMSNGSFKIRLKAVPERGRANEVLLSFLAESLHAQKEDIEIVSGFTDARKLVRIPDSVTLPWGCTQKKDSDKTFSTI; translated from the coding sequence ATGATCCTCCCTATAAAAGTAATCACCCGTGCAAAAAAAACGGAATTCGTCGAAAGAATGAGCAATGGCTCATTTAAAATTCGCCTCAAGGCAGTGCCGGAGAGAGGTCGTGCCAATGAAGTGCTTCTTTCTTTTCTGGCAGAGTCTCTGCATGCCCAGAAAGAAGATATTGAAATCGTAAGCGGCTTTACCGATGCCAGAAAACTCGTTAGAATCCCGGACTCCGTAACCCTTCCCTGGTGATGCACGCAAAAAAAAGACTCGGACAAAACTTTCTCCACGATTTAG
- a CDS encoding dihydroorotate dehydrogenase encodes MADLSVEFCGVKFKNPIVLASGILGVTADSMAQVVRNGAGGVTSKSLWPYEHQGHPNPVIVTTEHYMLNAVGIPDAGPEKAREEMARFREVCKAPFIANIVGGVMEDYSAIAAEVASMRPDIVELNISCPNVEDELGKPMACSIVKSAEVTRLVRAQLDANGGKGIPLVVKLSPNVENIVSIAQSVLEAGADGITAINSVGPGMAIDIDFAQPILSNRVGGLTGPAIKPLAVKYVYDIYKASKCPIIGTGGVSTGRDAIEMMMAGATLVGVGSAVWQRGQGVFGKIAEEMNEWCDANGVKKLSDLIGKVHANH; translated from the coding sequence ATGGCTGACCTCTCAGTAGAATTCTGCGGTGTGAAGTTCAAGAACCCTATCGTTCTCGCTTCCGGCATTTTAGGTGTTACGGCGGATAGCATGGCCCAAGTGGTGCGGAATGGAGCCGGAGGAGTGACGAGCAAGAGTCTTTGGCCTTATGAGCATCAAGGGCACCCGAATCCTGTTATTGTGACCACGGAGCATTATATGCTCAATGCGGTGGGTATCCCTGATGCGGGACCTGAAAAAGCCAGGGAGGAAATGGCTCGATTCCGGGAGGTGTGTAAGGCGCCGTTTATTGCGAATATTGTGGGGGGAGTTATGGAAGATTACAGCGCCATTGCGGCTGAGGTGGCTTCGATGCGGCCGGATATTGTGGAGTTGAATATTTCATGCCCGAATGTGGAAGATGAATTGGGAAAACCCATGGCGTGCTCCATTGTGAAGTCGGCGGAGGTTACGCGGTTGGTGAGAGCTCAGTTGGATGCCAATGGAGGAAAAGGGATTCCGTTGGTGGTGAAACTTTCTCCGAATGTAGAAAATATTGTGAGCATTGCACAGAGTGTTTTGGAGGCAGGGGCGGATGGAATTACAGCGATCAACTCTGTGGGGCCGGGCATGGCCATTGATATTGATTTTGCGCAGCCGATTTTATCGAATCGTGTGGGGGGGCTCACCGGCCCGGCCATCAAGCCTTTGGCCGTTAAATATGTCTATGACATTTATAAGGCTTCCAAGTGTCCGATCATTGGAACCGGTGGCGTTTCCACGGGAAGAGATGCTATTGAAATGATGATGGCGGGAGCTACGCTTGTGGGGGTGGGCAGCGCGGTGTGGCAACGAGGCCAGGGCGTCTTCGGAAAAATTGCAGAAGAAATGAATGAATGGTGTGATGCAAACGGGGTAAAAAAACTTTCAGACTTAATTGGAAAAGTTCATGCAAATCATTAA
- the rpsK gene encoding 30S ribosomal protein S11, translating to MAEETKKPEKELAPAAVAEGTAAVEGAAEEKKAVRRSKKKTVTSGKVFVNAGFNNTIITITDPDGAVIAWSTSGTCGFKGSKKATPFAAQMAAENAAEKAKAYGFEKADIFVKGVGHGREQALRGLIAQGIAITRIIDTTPIPHNGCRQPRTRRV from the coding sequence ATGGCCGAAGAGACTAAAAAACCCGAAAAGGAACTTGCCCCCGCTGCTGTTGCGGAGGGTACAGCCGCTGTAGAAGGCGCTGCTGAAGAGAAAAAGGCCGTTCGCCGAAGCAAGAAAAAAACAGTGACTTCCGGAAAAGTGTTTGTGAATGCAGGCTTCAACAACACCATCATCACGATTACAGACCCCGATGGAGCTGTTATAGCCTGGTCCACTTCCGGAACCTGCGGATTCAAAGGATCCAAGAAGGCAACGCCTTTCGCCGCTCAAATGGCGGCAGAGAACGCTGCTGAGAAGGCGAAAGCTTACGGATTCGAGAAAGCGGACATCTTTGTAAAAGGGGTTGGACATGGTCGCGAACAAGCGCTCCGTGGACTCATTGCTCAAGGAATTGCCATCACTCGCATCATCGATACCACTCCTATCCCTCACAACGGGTGCCGACAACCTCGCACTCGAAGAGTATAA
- the rpsI gene encoding 30S ribosomal protein S9, giving the protein MTFTGTYFYANGKRKSAVARVRLYKGNGRVVVNGMDAREYFGTDESVNVFMAPLVLLGVEKNYDISAIVEGGGKHGQADALRHGIAKAMLEVDSENRARLKPEGYLTRDSRIKERKKFGLHKARRAPQFSKR; this is encoded by the coding sequence ATGACATTCACCGGAACTTACTTCTACGCAAACGGAAAGCGAAAATCTGCCGTTGCCCGAGTTCGTTTATACAAAGGAAATGGACGAGTGGTGGTGAATGGAATGGATGCACGAGAATACTTTGGAACCGATGAAAGCGTGAATGTGTTCATGGCACCTCTCGTCCTCTTGGGTGTAGAGAAAAATTATGATATTTCCGCAATTGTAGAAGGTGGAGGAAAACACGGGCAAGCCGATGCACTCCGCCACGGAATCGCCAAGGCCATGCTCGAAGTAGATTCCGAAAATCGTGCACGACTCAAACCGGAAGGCTACCTCACCCGTGACAGCCGTATCAAAGAACGAAAGAAATTCGGTCTCCACAAGGCTCGTCGCGCTCCACAGTTCAGCAAACGATAA
- a CDS encoding dihydroorotate dehydrogenase electron transfer subunit: MQIINTMPKAMTIKEIVQETEQVKTFVLDGSIGAKPGQFVNVWIPRLDEKPFSVAMDTGLELHLSIAAVGPFSNAMHELKVGDKVGVRGPFGTQFTCEKGQHLAFLAGGYGAAPLYFFAHQAVANACTVEFIVGARRKDLLLFTDRISKLKGVRLHTATNDGSDGYSGFNTDVLKKILGEEKIDCVYTVGPEIMMLKGMQMAEELGIDAQISVERYMKCGFGVCGNCCVDGLGVPSCIEGPVMPLEKVKQLKDFGNYHRDKLGKKQYYNT, from the coding sequence ATGCAAATCATTAATACCATGCCCAAAGCAATGACGATAAAAGAGATCGTTCAGGAGACTGAACAGGTTAAGACTTTTGTTTTGGATGGAAGCATTGGGGCCAAGCCCGGGCAATTTGTGAATGTGTGGATTCCACGACTCGATGAAAAACCTTTTTCCGTGGCTATGGATACTGGCCTGGAATTGCATCTTTCCATCGCGGCGGTTGGGCCTTTTTCGAATGCCATGCATGAACTTAAGGTGGGTGATAAAGTTGGAGTGCGTGGACCTTTTGGAACCCAGTTTACTTGTGAAAAAGGCCAGCATCTTGCTTTTTTGGCCGGGGGATATGGCGCCGCGCCGCTCTACTTTTTTGCGCATCAAGCGGTGGCCAATGCCTGTACGGTAGAATTTATTGTGGGGGCGCGGCGCAAGGATCTGCTGCTCTTCACCGATCGCATCTCAAAACTCAAGGGCGTGCGACTGCACACCGCCACCAATGACGGCAGTGATGGTTACAGCGGCTTCAATACTGATGTTTTGAAGAAAATTTTGGGGGAGGAGAAAATAGATTGTGTGTATACCGTGGGGCCGGAGATCATGATGCTCAAAGGAATGCAAATGGCGGAAGAACTCGGCATTGATGCTCAAATTTCCGTTGAACGGTATATGAAATGCGGTTTTGGTGTTTGTGGGAACTGTTGTGTGGATGGACTCGGAGTTCCCAGCTGTATTGAGGGCCCCGTGATGCCTTTGGAAAAAGTAAAACAACTCAAGGATTTTGGGAATTATCACCGTGACAAACTTGGCAAAAAACAATATTACAATACCTAA
- the rplQ gene encoding 50S ribosomal protein L17 — translation MRHGKKNLKLNMQRDHREALLRNLATSVILFEKVKTTVARAKQVRPIVEGLITKAKTKTPVAAIRQIDRIVQDPNAGKKLLEVLKERYKDRNGGYTRIVKLGYRAGDAAEMVSIQLLGEAEPAPVKKSKK, via the coding sequence ATGCGACACGGAAAGAAAAATCTCAAACTGAACATGCAACGGGACCACCGCGAAGCGCTGCTTCGTAACCTGGCCACCTCTGTAATCCTGTTCGAAAAAGTAAAGACCACCGTGGCCCGTGCTAAACAAGTGCGTCCCATCGTGGAAGGTCTGATCACCAAGGCTAAAACCAAGACTCCCGTAGCAGCGATTCGTCAAATTGATCGGATCGTTCAAGATCCAAATGCCGGAAAGAAGCTCCTCGAAGTGCTCAAAGAGCGCTACAAGGACCGTAACGGAGGTTACACTCGTATCGTAAAACTCGGTTACCGAGCGGGAGATGCGGCAGAAATGGTATCTATTCAACTACTCGGCGAAGCCGAGCCTGCTCCTGTTAAAAAGAGTAAAAAATAA
- a CDS encoding cation-translocating P-type ATPase: MNDWSTASIPTVLKELKSSEKGLSSAEARARLKQYGANEIKEKGGVKWTTILLSQFINILVLILIAAMSVSFIIGESLNALAIGFVILINATVGFIQEYKAEKAIEALRKMTAPYALVRREGEVQKIAAHDLVPGDIVVLEEGEQIPADLRLIDLAQLYTIESSLTGESLPIEKSLTLSKKINGLGDLKNMAFLGTVVSQGHGLGVVVATGMQTEFGKIAHMVQVAKSEATPLQKQMGRLSKILAILVLSIAVGMFLLSLLRGSNLLEVFLLSVSLAVSIIPEGLPTVITLTLALGVQRIAKQNAIIRKLAAAEALGSVSVICTDKTGTLTQNEMTVKVLWVNNRTIEIPGIGYSPDEKIPVEDDELELLIKTAALCNNASLFQNGNRWNIGGDPTEGALLTLARKAGMEAVSLNKKFPRETELVFDSNRKRMSTLNKGVLYTKGAPDEILKICSHIQVEGKIIKLSPAKKKELLKANEDLAKKAYRVLGFAYKPPKQSGGDLKEENMIFLGLAAMIDPPRPEVKDAIQICKQAHIRTVMITGDHALTATAIGKQIGLYNDGDLVLTGTELEQMSFAKLCSVVEKVSIYARVNPSDKVKILKALQSKGHTVSMTGDGVNDAPALKGADIGVAMGITGTDVSKEASDMVLMDDNFATIVGAIESGRTIYLNIKKFIRFLLVANFDEVILVSVVFLLGFPLPFLPLQVLWVNLVTEALPAIALGTDTAEKNIMTLKPRDPKQSIFKELISFSLLAGILSALVSIFLYFRVVNEYSIERTRTIAFTTIVIFELFLVFSVRFSDKHFFTAFFKNKLLLFSVVLSLSLQLMAIYTPFMQKILETEPLSKSDWVWMVGLCMGAVTILEVWKLSRPKSTHIGSSL; the protein is encoded by the coding sequence ATGAACGATTGGTCAACGGCCTCCATCCCCACTGTTTTGAAGGAATTGAAGAGCTCTGAAAAAGGACTCAGCTCCGCTGAAGCACGAGCTCGTTTAAAACAGTATGGAGCGAACGAGATTAAAGAGAAAGGTGGAGTGAAATGGACGACCATTTTGCTAAGCCAGTTCATCAATATACTGGTGCTGATTTTAATTGCGGCCATGAGTGTGAGCTTCATCATAGGAGAATCGTTGAATGCTCTCGCCATAGGATTCGTCATTTTGATCAACGCCACCGTGGGTTTTATTCAAGAGTATAAAGCGGAAAAAGCAATTGAAGCTTTACGAAAAATGACCGCCCCCTATGCATTGGTTCGCCGTGAAGGTGAAGTACAAAAAATAGCCGCACACGACTTGGTCCCAGGAGATATCGTTGTTTTGGAGGAGGGTGAGCAAATTCCGGCCGATCTTCGCTTAATCGACTTGGCTCAACTCTACACTATAGAATCCAGTCTAACCGGAGAAAGTTTACCCATCGAAAAATCCTTAACCCTAAGTAAAAAGATCAACGGGCTTGGAGATCTTAAAAATATGGCCTTTTTGGGAACGGTGGTGAGCCAAGGTCATGGGCTTGGAGTGGTGGTTGCAACGGGTATGCAGACGGAGTTTGGAAAAATAGCACACATGGTTCAAGTGGCGAAAAGTGAAGCAACCCCATTACAGAAACAAATGGGCCGCCTCAGTAAAATACTGGCCATTTTAGTGCTATCCATTGCAGTGGGAATGTTTTTGCTTTCATTGCTGAGAGGCAGCAATTTGCTTGAAGTTTTCTTGCTCAGTGTAAGCCTGGCGGTAAGCATCATACCGGAGGGTCTACCCACTGTAATCACTTTAACCCTAGCCTTGGGCGTGCAACGGATTGCAAAGCAAAACGCCATTATCCGTAAACTGGCCGCTGCAGAAGCCTTGGGCAGCGTGAGTGTCATTTGTACAGATAAAACCGGAACCCTCACTCAAAATGAAATGACAGTAAAGGTGCTCTGGGTCAACAATCGAACCATTGAAATCCCGGGCATCGGCTACAGTCCTGACGAAAAAATTCCAGTGGAAGACGACGAGCTTGAGCTCCTCATCAAAACCGCCGCTCTGTGCAACAATGCATCACTTTTCCAAAATGGAAATCGATGGAACATAGGAGGAGATCCCACTGAGGGGGCTCTGCTCACCTTGGCGAGGAAGGCAGGGATGGAAGCCGTCAGCCTAAATAAAAAATTCCCCCGTGAAACAGAATTGGTTTTTGATTCCAACCGTAAGCGCATGTCCACCCTAAACAAAGGCGTCCTGTACACAAAGGGGGCTCCGGATGAAATCCTTAAGATTTGTAGCCATATTCAAGTCGAAGGGAAAATCATTAAACTCAGTCCTGCAAAGAAAAAAGAACTACTCAAAGCCAATGAAGATTTGGCGAAAAAAGCCTATCGCGTTTTGGGTTTTGCCTACAAGCCGCCGAAGCAAAGTGGGGGTGATTTAAAAGAAGAGAATATGATTTTCCTAGGACTGGCTGCCATGATAGACCCCCCTCGCCCTGAGGTGAAAGACGCCATTCAAATCTGTAAACAAGCGCACATCCGAACGGTGATGATCACCGGAGATCATGCCCTTACGGCCACCGCAATCGGGAAACAAATTGGACTCTACAATGACGGAGATTTGGTTTTAACGGGCACGGAACTGGAACAAATGAGCTTCGCCAAACTCTGCAGCGTGGTGGAAAAAGTGAGCATTTACGCTCGAGTGAATCCCAGCGATAAAGTTAAAATTCTAAAAGCTCTGCAAAGCAAGGGGCACACAGTTTCTATGACGGGAGATGGCGTCAACGACGCACCCGCTCTCAAGGGAGCGGACATCGGCGTAGCCATGGGAATCACCGGAACGGATGTCTCCAAAGAAGCCAGCGACATGGTCCTTATGGATGATAATTTCGCCACCATCGTTGGGGCCATAGAAAGTGGCCGGACCATTTACCTCAATATCAAAAAGTTTATTCGCTTTTTGCTCGTCGCAAACTTTGATGAGGTGATTTTGGTAAGCGTCGTTTTCTTACTGGGGTTTCCACTTCCCTTTCTGCCTCTGCAAGTCTTATGGGTTAACCTTGTTACAGAAGCTTTGCCGGCCATTGCTCTGGGTACGGACACCGCGGAAAAAAATATTATGACCTTAAAGCCACGGGACCCCAAACAAAGTATTTTCAAAGAGCTCATAAGCTTCAGTCTCCTGGCGGGAATCCTTTCCGCGCTCGTGTCCATTTTCCTCTATTTCCGCGTCGTGAATGAATACAGCATCGAGAGAACCCGTACGATCGCATTCACCACCATCGTGATTTTTGAACTGTTCTTGGTGTTCTCGGTGCGCTTCAGCGATAAGCATTTCTTTACCGCATTCTTTAAAAACAAACTGCTGCTTTTCAGCGTGGTGCTGAGCTTGAGCCTTCAGCTCATGGCCATCTACACACCTTTTATGCAAAAGATTTTAGAAACGGAGCCACTCTCAAAAAGTGACTGGGTTTGGATGGTTGGACTCTGCATGGGCGCCGTAACCATACTCGAAGTTTGGAAACTTTCTCGTCCAAAATCCACCCATATATGATCCTCCCTATAA
- the trmD gene encoding tRNA (guanosine(37)-N1)-methyltransferase TrmD: protein MRFDILTLFPSLVLPYFEDSILQRAIQSKKIEVAVHNIREFSKDKHKKVDDTPYGGGAGMVMSCQPLFDAIKAVKKTNKGPVIYLSPVGKRLTQEKVEELAELKEMILLCGRYEGIDQRVIEELVDEEISVGDFVLTGGELPALCIVDSVSRLIPGVLGDEESAQEESFSLATGRMLEYPHYTKPADYEGLKVPEVLMSGNHGEIARWRNSKLKKPLGTIGQRPPSPLFGRNGRALKKDSAPLKHELV, encoded by the coding sequence ATGCGCTTCGACATCCTCACTCTATTCCCGTCGCTAGTCCTCCCCTATTTTGAGGACTCTATTTTGCAAAGGGCCATTCAGAGCAAAAAAATCGAGGTGGCCGTGCACAATATTCGTGAATTCAGTAAGGATAAGCATAAAAAAGTGGACGATACACCATACGGAGGCGGGGCGGGCATGGTGATGAGCTGCCAACCCCTCTTTGACGCCATAAAAGCCGTTAAAAAGACGAATAAAGGGCCTGTGATCTACCTTTCACCCGTGGGGAAACGATTAACCCAAGAAAAAGTGGAAGAACTGGCCGAATTGAAGGAAATGATACTGCTCTGCGGCCGCTACGAAGGAATTGACCAAAGGGTGATAGAGGAACTCGTGGATGAAGAGATTTCCGTGGGCGATTTTGTACTTACCGGAGGTGAATTGCCGGCTCTCTGCATTGTGGACAGCGTGAGCCGCTTGATCCCGGGAGTTTTGGGGGATGAGGAAAGTGCTCAAGAAGAATCTTTTAGCCTGGCAACCGGCCGTATGCTCGAATACCCCCATTACACCAAGCCGGCTGACTACGAAGGCTTAAAGGTACCCGAAGTATTGATGTCCGGAAATCACGGAGAGATTGCCCGTTGGCGCAACAGCAAACTCAAAAAACCTTTATGAACGATTGGTCAACGGCCTCCATCCCCACTGTTTTGAAGGAATTGAAGAGCTCTGAAAAAGGACTCAGCTCCGCTGAAGCACGAGCTCGTTTAA
- the pyrE gene encoding orotate phosphoribosyltransferase has protein sequence MENYPLSIAQDLLATGAFKISLDPLFTWTSGLRSPVYCDLRALISNVEARRNITEAFQKMYPGVAAADVIAGTATAGIPWAAWLAEALGKPMVYIRGAAKEHGTKKRIEGSLIPGQKVVLVEDHISTGGSSISAVEALRTEGQALVDTIVAINTYELQKSKDQFEAAGLTVFTLTNFTVILSAAKDLGLIDSEKEMILADFRNDPASWAEKHGL, from the coding sequence ATGGAAAACTACCCTTTGTCCATTGCTCAGGATCTCCTCGCCACCGGTGCTTTTAAAATTTCCCTCGACCCTCTTTTCACTTGGACCAGTGGACTCAGATCTCCAGTGTACTGTGACCTGAGAGCGCTTATTTCCAATGTGGAGGCGAGGAGAAATATCACAGAAGCGTTTCAAAAAATGTACCCCGGTGTTGCTGCCGCTGATGTGATTGCGGGTACTGCCACGGCGGGTATTCCGTGGGCTGCCTGGCTCGCTGAGGCGCTTGGGAAACCCATGGTTTATATCCGTGGTGCCGCAAAAGAGCATGGGACTAAAAAACGAATTGAAGGGAGTCTGATTCCCGGCCAAAAAGTTGTTCTTGTGGAAGACCATATTTCCACCGGAGGCAGCAGTATCTCTGCTGTGGAGGCCCTACGAACAGAGGGGCAGGCCCTTGTGGACACGATTGTGGCCATCAATACTTATGAACTTCAAAAATCCAAGGACCAATTTGAGGCTGCAGGGTTAACAGTTTTCACCCTCACCAATTTCACGGTCATCCTTTCTGCGGCTAAAGATCTTGGGCTTATTGATTCCGAGAAGGAGATGATCTTGGCAGATTTTAGGAATGACCCGGCTTCTTGGGCCGAAAAACACGGACTTTAA